One part of the Gammaproteobacteria bacterium genome encodes these proteins:
- a CDS encoding DNA-3-methyladenine glycosylase I, whose product MEYHDREWGVPVHDDRLLFEFLILDGVQAGLSWSLVLKKRENYRKAFDRFDAEKIARYSDRKVAHLLGDPGIVRNRLKVLAAVANARAFLAVRNEFGSFDSYIWRFTDGATVRNRWRRSSDIPTSTPASEAMGRDLKKRGFRFVGGTICYAYMQGVGMVND is encoded by the coding sequence ATGGAATACCATGATCGTGAATGGGGCGTCCCGGTGCACGACGACCGCCTGCTGTTCGAGTTCCTGATTCTGGACGGGGTGCAGGCAGGGCTGAGCTGGAGCCTGGTTCTGAAGAAGCGAGAAAACTACCGCAAGGCATTCGATCGCTTCGATGCCGAAAAGATCGCCCGCTATAGCGACCGCAAGGTCGCCCATCTGCTTGGCGATCCGGGCATCGTCAGGAACCGCCTGAAGGTGCTCGCCGCCGTTGCCAACGCCCGCGCCTTTCTGGCGGTGCGCAACGAGTTCGGCAGTTTCGATTCCTATATCTGGCGGTTCACCGATGGCGCGACTGTGCGGAACCGGTGGCGCCGGAGTTCCGACATCCCCACCAGCACGCCCGCCTCCGAGGCCATGGGCCGGGATCTGAAAAAGCGGGGCTTTCGCTTTGTGGGCGGCACGATTTGCTACGCCTACATGCAGGGGGTGGGGATGGTAAACGACCA